From the Sebastes umbrosus isolate fSebUmb1 chromosome 23, fSebUmb1.pri, whole genome shotgun sequence genome, the window gatcaagtttacttcatgaagtagaaatatttctctggtttctgtttgtttcaacgtgttccacaaataatgtctgatcattgatattgatccttcagcacacacacatagatgaacacagagatcagcagcatgttattgatgtgtgttgacatgaacaggtgtatgaatgttgatgtgacatttggatgatgaacacatctgattggattataaagtgatttttatcttcatcatttattctttattcagattgagtgacTGCAGTTTGACaaagatcagctgtgcttctctggcctcagctctgaagtccaacccctcccatctgagagagctggatctgagagaCAACAACCTGGAGGattcagatgtgaagctgctgtctgatctggtggagagtccacactgtagactggagactctgaggtcagtagagggtcggagtcggtccatgctggtttcagcagtattgttgtgatgtgtttcctccgttaagctgtgagaggagaacggtgacacacagagagagagaacagtcagccaatcagatcagccagaagcttgttgtgatcatgtgttagagttgatgtgaagaagatgttgttgttgtgttcatgtctccaggaaataaagctggattacagctgacagcatcacaacatgtatagagacagtggtcctcatccatcaaactgtcgtaccatcaactctgatcagaaagtctttgttctctcattgatcagttcatctctgtcacagctctgagatcagtctgactgaagcctcaggtcactggctcttatttcatagaaccgtggttacatttagtaaccatgatgTGGTCTGTCCATAGAGCtattaaaggagggtaacgggatgagggtgtggaggttTAGTGTCTTTATTAACTCGTTCCAGTCACTAGGAGCAGCACACTGGAATGAGTGAGgaccagaggaggtgcagactttAGGAACGACCACACTGATGAATTAGCTAGAAGATAAATTGCGGTTCCTGTTGGAGATATTGAGTAGTGagcggagatatggaggttCTGCTAATGATAGtttataaatgaactgtgtgctgcatcagtgactgacagctgatgaagggagtctctgtaaacactgattcatgacttctgttctcttcttctctcaacaGCTGGAAGTATTGATCTCTGTCAGAGTGAGTGATCAGAGAAGTGGATGTGTTGAGAGGATCAGCCGTGTCCTGATGATCCACTGAGGTTCACCACCTGGACCTGCATCTgattttggtttttttttattcattcatgtattctgaacccaaagtgcctctgcagaatagttcagttcatgacaacataactgtagatgaacacatttaaatagatctctctgctctgctttgtGTCGCAGCTCCACCCTGTGGAACGATGGAGTTTTGCTGTTTACTTCCACATATTTCTAAATAAGTTAATAAAGTTACCCTATTAAAACCGAGCCCTCAGGAAGAGCGTCTGCATATGACATGATAACTGACTGATAGGTAAACATGAcacaggtagatgtgattactGTGGACAAGAGGAAATGGTGGAGCATGTCATGTTGCATTTTGGGAgatatgaggaagaaagaaggcctcaaagagattaaagtacactttgatttaatagatattTGTAATGGAAAATGACATTGTATGTAATGATGTCTCCTTATGTAACAGTGGAGAgttcctgtctgtgtgctcttcgtctcatgtagtgggaaagtactgagtgttgacttttactgggacactgtctgagtaaaacaactccttttctcacagtccctgttgtagatttctatataatcacattgtaataatctcctgcagtgcactcttctgcagactttgtgtgactctgtataaccagtgcctcttcttgcaagaataaaatacaacaaagacatttcatctgtttgagatccttatttcaacgttcattaggactcatctcggaatattgacagaatttccattacatattctacaaaagaactcactaaatgagtgttatagaacattatttcagtatcttagacaaattaatatgattggaaaaatatgaggttgtttgttttctttttctttgattttgattttgattttgattttctttatttttttgggaTATAGTAATTATTAGCCAGAATGATCCACACTCCTTCCTTTGGGTTCCTGCACACATAGGGGTGGAAGGAAATGAGAATGCAGATATATTTGGCCAAACAGTCATTAAAACGACACTTAATTGACATACAAATACCGTTAAGTAAAGCAGAGGTTAAAACTACTAGGACTACATGCACAAAACCTGGCAGGAATACTGGGACTTTAGTGACACAGGGAGACATCTGTACAGTATTCAGACACATGTAGGAGCTGGTGGAAGAGATGGTCATTACCCGTCTGAGAATAGGACATAcaggattaaaccaaacactccatagaatagacaagcacccaactggactatgcacgcactgtaataaaccggaaactgtcaaacatgttcttatagagtgcaacaaatatgacaaagaaagatgGGAATTGatatcaggagtagatgatggaaatattacaatctgctaggaaagacatctaagaaagtacacaatcttctaattaattacttaaggacaacaggaataatggagagaatgtaattaatatcattattattattgttattattaataattattatttattttatttattatttatttatttattgtttcctgccaatctactgctccacactccagtccagtaggtgatGGTAATGCACCAAATAGTTGTTTGCCAACCACCAATAAagctcaaagaagaagaagaagataaccAACAGTgaactcttctcttctctgcagcatgtcttCAGGAAGACCAGCTTGACTATTTCCTGTCATTTTGACCAGAAAGTGACTTTTTGTAGTTGGTGCTGCagcctttaacctttaacctttgacctctaaccaGCATGGATGAGAACACTTTAAAGCAGCTGGTGAAGCTCACTCAGGATGGACAGGTTGACTCTCTGCAGAGACTGATCAGCAGCTCTGAGGTTCAGTCTGTCAGCAGGAGACACTTCGGTCGGTCTGGGGACACCCTGCTGCACTATGCTGCCAGGAGAGGACACCTGGACATGCTGCAGTATCTCATAAAGCAGGTGTGCATGGATGTGGAGCTGCACAACAACGACTACAAGAGGCCTCTGCACGAAGCTGCTTCCATGAGCCACCAGGCCTGTGTTAGCTACCTGCTGCAGGAAGGAGCCAACGTGGACAGTCTGAAGAAAGCTGACTGGTGAGGATGATTAATGCATGTTAAACCAGGGAGCAGAtgatataaaaagaaatgttgtgtATGCATGCAGCGCCCTCTGTTGGCTTTAAATATGCCTTATTTTGCTGTGTGCATCAGCTGAACCTCATCATGCAGCAGGCAACATCACACATCCCCAGAGACTCAGGGGGCTTTGTGAGGATGCTTGAAGACGAGGCTTTCTGTGTTTTCCTGACATTGTTCCATAAGATCATGCCACAGGTGGACATGCTTTTCAACCAGCTGCAGAAGAGGAACATGGACCCCGTCTTCATCAGAGCACTGGTCCAGAGGTTCACAGACAGCATGCTAACCATCAGATAAATAACTCCCAGATATTTACTATTAGCTGATAAAGTTGTCGTTAGAAAGATGAGTTGCTCACTTCCAACAGTCTGTAAAAGCCTGAATGTGCCTTGTCATCAAAGTGAATGAACATCATAGAAAAGCACATCACAATAATATCTGTTTAGAAGTTTAAAAAGGAAAGAGACAATCAGAGTTGGATAATAATGCAGGTAAAGTAGTTATTAAACACAATCCACCAGGTCAGCTTCTAGAAGAGGCCTAGTTGTTATTGAAGATGAATTTAATTGTTATGCAGACTATACGCAGGCTAAATGCACAGCAGAATAACACTACATTGCATCTGGATCAtgaatgtaatattaaaaaaagtgagttATATAACCATACTGTAAACAACAGTGagtatattgcacacaatgaatagAATTGCAcatggatccagttctctttatacatccatgattaaaACCAATACCAGCCATTTCTCATATTATAGAAGATAAATATTTGcttgtaacaaacagaaagaatgaGATAAACTCTGAATTCAGTCGAGGTTTCACTTCAGTTTCTCAACTGACTACAAACAGATTACGTCTGGATTTAGGTTTAAAGTCAGCTCcttcatatttaatatgtttgatgtcaaataaacaaacagaactgaTTAACATGCGTACTCTAGATGTTATATTCACTAATCATGTCCGTACAGGAGGATTCCAGTTTCATGTGTGACTCTGCCAGTTTTCACGTTACAtgactgaacacagacacataaagtcGCCCGTGGAGCTTCTTCCCTCAGAAATCCGTGTTGAAGCGGTCGTTCTCACCACCGTTCATGTTCTGTtgttcctgctggagctgctttctGCCAGCAGATGTCACCGTTCCCTCTGTTTTACCACAAAGGAGGTTTATCAGAATGGATGCAGTGAACACTGAACTGATGCTGTGAATGCTTTCTTCCTGACTGACTTGGTGTTGTAAAGGTTAAGTGTCGTCATGATGTAGTTAAActggatttaaaatgatggAAACTGGATTTGAAATTAAACTCGGCACACAAGtttcacaaacgtccacttggactcaagtatgacctgattagagtttggtggtcaaaggtcaaaggtcactgtgtcctcagaaaacacatttttaaccataactcaagaattcatctgctaattatgacactttcacacagatgttaattatgataaaatgatgaagtgatgacattttggacagacgtggatgtaaactgtaacttgactggttgggggGGGCAGACAACCGTGAGGCGGGAATtctagtttctttctttttgaagacaaaacaagtttatttattcCATCAATGTTTAAGTATTTTGAGTtaactcattttaaaataagttcTCTAACTTTGTGATATCAACAAAGAAacgtagctaacgttagtgttaacggacactttcactttttaaaacttcaacatgtttctgtggttttctgtcCACATTTTAAGATGAACTAATATCTGTTACTGCTCTGGACAGTGAACTCATCATCGTAGTAAAGATGAGACTGCAGCTATTCTGTCATATTAGTATTCAACAGAACCTCTTTAACATCTCACACAGTAAATGAAAGTTGACAGTGTTCCTCAGCAGGGAGAGAAAACTGCATGTAGAATTGTAGACATGAGTGATGACATCAAATGCCAACTTCTGGAAGGAATAAAGGCAAGCCCATACTTTGCCATACAGCTGGACGAGTCGACTGACGTTAGCAATGCCGCTTTATTGTTCGTTTTTGTAAGATACTGCAAGGACAGTAATCTTCACGAGGATCTATTGTTTTGCAAAGAGCTTCCAACAAGAACAACGGCAGATCATGTAATGCGCTGCCTTGATGATTACTTCACCGAAAAAGGTCTTGATTGGAAATACTGTACAGGTGTTTGCACAGACGGCGCTGCATCAATGACGGGAAGACATCGTGGTGTTGTCAAACAGATCCAGGAGAGGACGCACTGTTTCTTACATCGGGAAAGTCTAGCTACAAAGCAGATGTCACCAGAACTGCATGAAGTCATGAACGTGGCTGTGAAAACTGTTAACTATATTAAGAAAAATGCACTCAACTCAAGGTGTTTTGCTGCTTTGTGTGAAAGACTTGATGCAGATCATTTGCAGATCTGTTGTACCACAGTGAAGTAAGGTGGCTTTCAAGGGGACATGTGCTTAATCGCCTTTttgaactgagagaagaagtgcaCACATTTGTGGAAGAGCAGCACTCCCCTCTTGCTGAGCATTACACTGATGGGAACTTTTGTGCAAAACTGGCCTACTTATCAGATCTATCTGACCAGTTAAATcagctcaatatatcaatgcaaggcagaaacagcacagaccaaattgagggcttcaagaaaaaacgtattctgtggaacagaagagtcaaggagggacgatttgacgtgttttcactcctcagtgaaactttggaagccactcctcatgtcaacatatccagtgttataacccagcatttgactcagttgtcaggaaagtttacagactacttcccagaagatgcacgagatggaaacctttggattttggaccctttctctgtggatcctgcttcagaagacatagctctctccactgtgttgggaaatgaactgatggaactatcagcagacagcagcctgaagcttcagctcacacaagtagaccttgcttcattctggatactggctgccagtcaatatccctctctgtcaaaacgggcaatcacatttctgttgcctttcaccaccacctatttatgtgagtcagggttttccattgtgactgtcaccaaatcaaaggcaaggaacaaactgaaagcaactttgaatgctactctgcgtgtcagcctctcacccatcccaccacCACTTCATCTCATCatttcccagaggcaagcccaagtgtctcactgagggtgagcagaatatgtattttggtcattacagctgacagtggcataacacatatctacagcccactttattatctgttgtataaacatgttaggtttttttactcatttatttgggaaggtggtcctcggaaatgttttgacaatcacaagtgggccttcagttgcaaaaggttgagaacccctgttaTAGTAGACGTTACAATCCCAGTAGCTCCAgttttgtgcctctcatgtctGACCTTTAAACTCCAGTCACAGAGCTAAGCAGACTATTCTCTGATAAAGTCCTTCATCAGCAACACTTAGAGCTGTTTTAAAGACTCCACAAAGACTCTTCTGAACATCTGCtgctaaataaaaacacattttaatcactTTACCAAGTTGTGATTGTATTTCTAAATCCAGCACGTCCTTGCTCTTTTTCTGTAAAACACAGTGAAACGTTCAACCTTTAGTATGATATCAGAAGAAACATCaagataaagaaatgtaactcatatgatgatataatacattttaaaattgtgctTCACATTGTACTAATTGAGCAATAAGATGTGTCATCTCTGGCTACCATCTGtgtttggattatgaaaaagagttgcaCAGTTGCAACGCAGGAAAACGGctgaaatgatttttttattgtgcaacagACAGAATAATTTTTCATCCTGATATTCAGaagaattttatttgtataaatctgtaaaagaaaacaaacattttatattatttatactaAATAGATTTATGAACATGATGTAAAGATGAAGCTGAGATCTCTCCATTCCTACACCACCATGTTCTTGTTTGGTTGCTTCGGCTGTGTTACTAGATCAGGTTTTACACCCTTCATTCACCACACAACCACTCATCCATCTGCTGACACACTGATCAcactgattcattcattcatgcattgATTGGTTATTGtatgtttaataataaacttgtaCACCTCTCTTGTCATGGCTCATGAGCCGGGTCATGACACTCATAAACACATCACattaaaaagcacacacacacacacacacacacacacacacacacacacacacacacacacacacacacacacacagatgaactcAGCTGATTTCCAgtaaatggagagaggaggagctgcaCTGACGGTGTGACGCAGGCTCATgagaacagaggaaggaaaccatgaaagtaaaagtgttcagttcagttcagctccAGACTCCATTTTGAGATAACGGAGcagaagactgaagactgaagacagaagactgaagcagggtgagtgttaatccaacattgtATTACTTCCCTctcaaagtgtctgagtcagtttcctccctgtggactgtagaggagagaaatgttagaatgaactcaacagtttgattcttctgtgaacacaaagtcatgactggctgaataatcctcattaaagctgctgtaagccaagaaaacaagcagagagttAAAGAGAAGTGACCAGGTGGAGCGCTGGCTGGtttcattatactgtatactgtgtgtgttacttcctgttctctcagcCTGTGACTCTAGAACAAACTTGTTTCCGTTACATGctacttacttttttttttttatcagaaaacacgttttatttgtgatatttactggaaataacatacgaTATAGCCAAGAGCAAGAAGGTTGTTATCTAGAGATCTTCTCCAGCCAACTGCCATCTTATTATGGTttctgtagtgaaatgaggagattctggaggctacagataactccttagtagtgaaatgaggagattctggaggctacagataactcctcaggcaCGCCCTGCGTCTTGCCAGTGCCAGGGTCAAAATGAGCACACACACGGGTGCCGAGataaacaggaagttaaacaacacattaatctaacagtctgactgatttcttcataactataatttaagttaataaagactaaatgtggatgtttctcaccagttgttgtccctgctcagcctgctgtataacattagtccattgttttattccacgatactgaacagaataatcccaacaggtagaagaagtaagatgtgagaggagcacaggatgctttttactctcttggtcctaATTGTGCTTTAATGCACCAGGTCTGTAGGtctactttctctcatttttttcaattgagctagattaaaaataaataaacaaaaaaaaaaacaaacactcaaatggagcggatcaaaacgaggcttcTTACTGAAATATTGTAGTGACGGTTCATATGTCCCAGAGTTCCCATAGTTGTATCTTTGTGCTGTGtgttcctgttttatttgaaccattagtgaggtggctgttatattttttgtttcactAGTGAACTCTATTACATATAACTGTGAGCGTCAATGCTTGTGCTGAAAGTGTCAGTAATaaagttaatattttcatttacatccaggacaactgacctggttttctcggctcattttatctaaactaatcagccgttcctctcaatatgagtggcaggaaaaaataggaaccTTGTATCCGATAGAAGTTCAGACAAAacgtcgtgtgtgtgtgtgtgtgtgtgtgtgttccaaaCCAGACCCCTTAAGTcatcacactgtaaaaaattcCTAACCTGGGAAAAAGCAGTTAACTTTTCCAGGACTACAATGTACTCGCAAGAGAAAAGATCTGTAACTTTTTCATTGATTTGCAATAAAGTTAAATGGGGGGATTTTctagtaaagaaatgtttgaaatgagGTAAATCACTTCACTAAAGTCCTACTAtcgtatataaaaaaaaacaacaaataaataaaaattccactaaagaaaagaaaaaactgtgTAATGCATCATGCATTTACAGATTTTCCACCTCTTATTATTAAAGTTAAATGAACACGTTTTTTTAaagatagatatttttttcagtgtaGCATCAGGACAAAAAGTTCTCttatacaacaaatacaacagggtcgcataaataacacaaaacaaatgtatgaaacatatttaataataGGCCTATACAATAGATTTATACATGCATTATCTTAGCGAGCATGCACTGTAGAAGACAGAGATAAATGAAGGAGGTGTGTCCCTGTGTAGGTTAAGTTATCAGTCATGCAGCACAAATTAAAGCTCATTTATAAGGTCAGAAATGTAGTTTACTTACCAGAGAAAGAAGCTGGTGATGCTGGTCAGTCTCATTCCTGGTGCTAATGGTGAAACCTCTGAGGACTGAGACTCACCCTCACCAACAATCCCACTTTTCTCCTCTcccacctttttcttttttcttcttccctccAGATGTGACTCATCTTGTTCACCAGCTCTGATTCCTTTGCTGTCATTTAGCCAGAAACTGGATTAGCTCTTCTTTCCCCATTTCACAGAATCACAGCAGTGACACTCACAAATTAAtttctgctgtgaaaacattatatcttttattgtttatttcttttagtATCTGCTGCAGGCACAAGTGAGGAAAAAAACTACAGTCCTAATACTATTACTATTTTACCAGTGCTATACCGGATATTTAAAGTGGTATTTATTACTCTAATACTGGCAAATTACTTCTTAGTTCATATACTGGaagaaataacatatttaaacagtttgggggggggggggtttagagAGCCAAATGGCACTTCGTCAgaaaaactacatttcccataatgcccctGGTGTCGCTCTGCTGGAAAGGGCAACTAAAGTTTATTCCTGCCTCAACAGTTTGTGTCATCACATTTGTTAGGCCTGTGGATATTACTAGATTATTGATCCATACACTATTTACTGGTCATATGTCAacgacaaaaacaaacattaaagggactgtttgtaagaatcagaaatgtcttgttagaaggaggagttaaaggagcgagggccgggaggaggaggaggaggagataaaggagcgagggccgggaggagttaaaggaggaggagttaaaggagcgagggccgggaggaggagttaaaagaggaggagttaaaggatcgAGGGCCGGGAAGAGGAGTTAAAAGAGCGAGGGCctggaggaggagttaaaggaggaggagttaaaggattgagggccgggaggaggaggaggagttaaaggagcgagggccaggaggaggagttaaaagaggaggagttaaaggatcgAGGGCCCGGAGGAGGAGTTAAAAGAGCGAGGGCCGGGAAGAGGAGTTAAAAGAGCGAgggcctggaggaggaggaggaggaggaggaggagttaaaggagcgagggcgggaggagttaaaggaggaggagttaaaggagcgagggccgggaggaggagttaaaggagcgagggccgggaggagttaaaggaggaggagttaaaggagcgagggccgggaggaggaggaggaggaggagttaaaggagggagggccgggaggaggaggagttaaaggagcgagggctgggaggaggaggagttaaaggatcgagggccgggaggaggaggaggagttaaaggaggaggagttaaaggagcaagggccgggaggaggaggagttaaaggagggggagttaaaggagcgagggccgggaggaggggGAGTTAAAGGAGggggagttaaaggagcgagggcctggaggaggagttaaaggaggaggagttaaaggagcaagaggccgggaggaggaggagttaaaggagtgagggtcaggaggaagaggagttaaaggaggaggagttaaaggagcgagggccggaggaggaggagttaaaggaggaggagttaaaggatcgaaggccaggaggaggaggagttaaaggagcgagggccgggtggaggaggaggagttaaaggatcgaaggctgggaggaggaggagttaaaggaggaggagttaaaggagcgagggccgggaggaggaggaggaggagttaaaggaggaggagttaaaggatcgaaggctgagaggaggaggagttaaaggaggaggagttaaaggagcaagggccaggaggaggagttaaaggaggaggagttaaaggagcgagggccaggaggaggagttaaaggatcgaaggctgagaggaggaggagttaaaggaggaggagttaaaggaggaggagttaaaggagcgagggctgagaggaggaggagttaaaggaggaggagttaaaggagcaagggccaggaggaggagttaaaggaggaggagttaaaggagcgagggccgggaggaggaggaggaggagttaaaggatcgaaggctgagaggaggaggagttaaaggaggaggagttaaaggaggaggagctaaaggagcgagggccaggaggaggagttcatatttaatataatgtttgatgtaaaataaacaaacagaactgattaacatgcgtacttcagctttcagatgatgttcaccacttctatgtgacatctactgctgacctgctatctccccctaaagaccccctggacaccctaaagaccccctggaccccctaaagaccccctggaccccctaaagaagactaaaacgggtctattgtgggtctcagagggttaattcagCCTGTTCAAGCCAAGAGAGATTCTTATGAACACATCATGTTAAAtggctgtgaacacacacacacacacacacacacacacacacacacacacacacacacacacacagatgaactcagttgatttcctgtaaatggagagaggaggagctgcaCTGACGGTGTGACGCAGGCTCATGAGAACAGAGGAAGAAAccatgaaagtgaaagtgttcagttcagttcagctccAGACTCCATTTTGAGATAACGGAGcagaagactgaagactgaagactgaagacagaagcagggtgagtgttaatccaacattgtATTACTTCACTctcaaagtgtctgagtcagtttcctccctgtggactgtagaggagagaaatgttagaatgaactcaacagtttgatttcttctgtgaacacaaagtcatgactggctgaataatcctcattaaacctgctgtaagccaagaaaacaagcagagaggtaaagagagagtgtgtgtgtgtgtgtggtgtgtgtgtgtgtgtgtgtgtgtgtgtgtgtgtgtgtgcgtgtgtgcgcatgtggtagagagagagggtgtgtgttacttcctgttctcttgTTCTAACTTGTTTCTGTTAAATGCTCACAgtcagtgtttctgtttgacctctcagactgacttcagatcagaagatggaGGTTGatgaggacagagcagagtctctagtctccggctgtctgtctatgaagagtgatcaGTCTAAAGGTGCTATTGTGAACTTCAGTAAtaaacctggaccctcagagtcaaagtaagagagctgctactaactcatttataggactcattttctctttcctctaccaattttctgttgatttagtgtttctatttttaaaatttctactaaaatgtattcGTTAACTGAAGTTTAACAAACTTTTAGTGACAGAAAGAATTAATTTGTTCTTCCTCTTGGaatggaaattctgtcaatattccgagatgagtcctaatgaacgttgaaataaggatctcaaacagatgaaatgtctttgttgtattttattcttgcaagaagaggcactggttatacagagtcacacaagtctgcagaagagtgcactgcaggagattattacaatgtgattatatagaaatctacaacagggactgtgagaaaaggagttgttttactcagacagtgtcccagtaaaagtcaacactcagtactttcccactacatgagacgaagagcacacagacaggaactctccactgttgcataaagagacatcattaCATACAATGTCATTTCCATTACACTCTttgtatctgtgacagctgtcagt encodes:
- the LOC119482592 gene encoding ankyrin repeat domain-containing protein 16-like translates to MDENTLKQLVKLTQDGQVDSLQRLISSSEVQSVSRRHFGRSGDTLLHYAARRGHLDMLQYLIKQVCMDVELHNNDYKRPLHEAASMSHQACVSYLLQEGANVDSLKKADC